A portion of the Paenibacillus sp. PvR098 genome contains these proteins:
- a CDS encoding DctP family TRAP transporter solute-binding subunit translates to MKTAAGIGIFLVFGLLAAYLIGFQPDIRGEFPYDEEYTGLKDRIVIKFSHVVAENTPKGLAAAHFAQLVKEKSQDRVEVQVFPNGMLYTEDTEIAALQHDDVQMIAPSFSNMNRIDPIWLVMDLPFLFRNQQEVDLALQGALGERLLATLEPQGMKGAAFWHNGFRQVTNNVRPMRMPEDFRGLTFRIQPSPVLKRQFEALNASTMSTPFNEIYRSLKTGRVDGQENTISNILSKRLYQVQRYMTISNHSYLGYIVTFNKQFWEGLPPEVQQLLEEALAETSDWNNREALLHEKRLQTLSQNQLLEIRTLTDAEKALWRERFEPLYEEFTAIIGKDLMKEFPLTKKY, encoded by the coding sequence ATAAAAACCGCTGCGGGAATCGGCATCTTTCTTGTGTTTGGATTGCTTGCCGCATATTTGATCGGTTTTCAACCTGATATCAGAGGTGAATTTCCATACGATGAGGAGTACACCGGCCTAAAAGATCGAATTGTAATCAAATTTAGCCATGTCGTCGCCGAGAATACGCCCAAAGGACTCGCCGCGGCGCATTTTGCCCAGCTCGTCAAAGAGAAATCGCAAGACCGGGTCGAAGTCCAGGTGTTCCCGAACGGAATGCTGTATACGGAAGATACTGAAATTGCTGCCCTTCAACACGACGATGTTCAAATGATCGCTCCCTCGTTCTCTAATATGAACCGGATTGATCCCATATGGCTTGTGATGGATCTCCCATTCCTTTTTCGGAATCAACAGGAAGTGGATCTAGCCCTTCAAGGCGCATTAGGCGAACGACTGCTAGCTACACTGGAGCCTCAAGGCATGAAGGGGGCCGCCTTCTGGCATAACGGCTTCCGGCAAGTCACTAATAACGTCCGTCCGATGCGAATGCCTGAAGACTTTCGAGGCTTGACATTCCGAATTCAGCCAAGCCCGGTGTTAAAGCGGCAGTTTGAAGCGCTGAATGCTTCGACGATGAGTACCCCTTTTAATGAGATCTATCGCAGTCTGAAGACCGGCAGGGTCGATGGACAGGAGAACACCATTTCCAATATTCTCAGCAAACGACTGTACCAGGTTCAGCGTTATATGACCATAAGCAACCACAGTTATCTTGGATATATCGTCACATTCAATAAACAGTTCTGGGAGGGACTGCCTCCTGAAGTACAGCAGCTTCTTGAAGAAGCGTTAGCGGAAACGTCGGATTGGAACAACCGGGAAGCCTTATTACACGAAAAACGGCTGCAAACACTGTCTCAAAATCAATTGCTAGAGATTAGGACACTTACCGATGCGGAAAAAGCGCTCTGGAGGGAACGCTTTGAGCCCCTATACGAAGAGTTTACCGCAATCATCGGGAAAGACTTAATGAAAGAATTCCCATTGACCAAAAAGTACTAA
- a CDS encoding sensor histidine kinase — protein MNRLRIYWKIMLLSFGLVLFSLLIGGIVLIGSLTRLKEDELRNRLTITAQTVANLPDVIASIDNSDAVDHIAPVADKIRILNNVAYISVLDMNRKRLSHPLSDRIGGTFAAEEDDPAFAEHTYVSKVRSESGVGLRAFVPVMNAAHEQVGVVVAGGLLPGVDQLIREEKRSVAVTSLLSLLFGIFGSVLLARHIKRQMFNLEPQEIARMFRERTAAFQAMHEGVIAIDRSGAITIFNERAKQIFGVGRDVTGVPIGDVIPETRLMEVLDSGQPALGRELKFGGTILWSNLIPIRETGDMVGAIGIFQDRTEVTRMAEELTGVREFVHALRAQNHEHMNKIHTAAGLIQLGKQEEALNYLFEIAEQQEEITRFLQQNFDDDGVAGLLLGKISRGKELGIELRLDPNSRLKRFPELLDRHDFVLLLGNLIENAFDALVAMEAEHKEVYISIEQNDELLSIAVEDNGCGMSKETIDRMLERGYSTKDGENRGMGLYLLNDIVTKGNGKLMCDSSIGLGTSMEIVFPMKGGKGDNDE, from the coding sequence GTGAATCGGCTTCGCATCTACTGGAAAATTATGCTTCTCTCGTTCGGATTGGTCCTTTTTTCCCTTCTGATCGGCGGTATCGTCTTGATCGGCAGCCTCACCCGGCTCAAGGAGGATGAACTGAGAAACCGGCTGACGATAACGGCTCAAACGGTCGCTAACCTGCCGGATGTCATCGCAAGCATCGACAATTCCGATGCCGTAGATCATATTGCTCCGGTAGCGGACAAGATCCGGATATTAAATAATGTTGCCTATATTAGCGTACTCGACATGAACCGTAAGCGGTTGTCCCATCCGTTATCGGATCGCATCGGAGGAACGTTTGCCGCAGAAGAGGATGATCCAGCGTTCGCCGAGCACACGTATGTTTCTAAGGTGAGAAGCGAATCTGGTGTCGGCCTCCGAGCTTTTGTACCGGTCATGAACGCCGCGCATGAGCAGGTCGGAGTGGTCGTGGCGGGCGGCTTACTGCCAGGCGTGGATCAGCTAATCCGTGAGGAGAAACGTTCGGTCGCCGTTACCTCGCTGTTATCGCTGCTGTTCGGTATTTTCGGTTCTGTATTACTGGCACGCCATATCAAGCGGCAGATGTTCAATCTCGAGCCGCAGGAAATCGCCAGAATGTTTCGGGAACGTACGGCGGCGTTCCAAGCGATGCACGAGGGGGTCATTGCTATCGACCGAAGTGGAGCCATCACGATTTTCAATGAACGCGCCAAACAAATTTTCGGAGTTGGACGCGATGTGACGGGGGTGCCCATCGGCGATGTCATTCCGGAAACCCGGCTGATGGAGGTGCTTGATTCAGGACAGCCCGCACTGGGCAGAGAACTGAAGTTCGGAGGGACAATCCTATGGAGTAACCTGATCCCGATCCGCGAGACAGGTGATATGGTAGGAGCCATCGGGATATTTCAGGACCGGACGGAAGTGACGAGGATGGCCGAAGAACTGACCGGCGTACGTGAGTTTGTTCACGCTCTACGCGCGCAAAATCATGAGCACATGAACAAAATACACACGGCGGCGGGACTGATTCAGCTTGGCAAACAGGAGGAGGCGCTAAACTACCTATTCGAAATCGCCGAGCAGCAGGAGGAAATCACGCGGTTTCTGCAGCAGAACTTTGACGATGACGGAGTGGCTGGACTGCTTCTAGGTAAAATCAGCCGCGGTAAGGAGCTTGGCATTGAGCTGCGGTTGGATCCGAACAGCAGGCTCAAACGCTTTCCAGAACTTCTTGACCGTCATGACTTCGTACTGCTGTTAGGCAACCTGATCGAAAATGCTTTCGATGCGCTTGTTGCTATGGAAGCTGAACATAAAGAGGTATATATCAGCATCGAGCAAAATGATGAACTGCTATCCATTGCTGTCGAGGACAACGGTTGCGGCATGTCGAAAGAGACGATTGATCGCATGCTGGAGCGCGGTTATTCCACCAAAGACGGAGAGAATCGCGGTATGGGCCTCTATTTGTTGAACGATATTGTAACGAAAGGAAACGGCAAGTTAATGTGTGACTCCTCGATCGGTTTGGGCACATCGATGGAAATCGTATTTCCGATGAAAGGTGGGAAAGGTGATAATGATGAGTAA
- a CDS encoding response regulator, translating to MSNIEKPLFRVLLIEDDPMVQEVNRHFVEQVDGFQVVGMAANGLEGLQLIEQLKPDLVFIDIFMPTLDGIATLQRIRSKTLPVDAIVVTAAKDTETVRTMMRSGAFDYIIKPFKIDRVRQTLERYRAQHAALKPGESVTQDQLDGILISGETGNEAGMKEAPVDTLQVPSDDLPKGLNAATLKQVLSVMELQGGGLSAEETAAGVGISRVTARRYLEFLEKRGIVRIKVHYGGLGRPVNRYELQRDPNDRK from the coding sequence ATGAGTAACATAGAGAAACCGCTTTTTCGTGTGCTGCTGATTGAGGATGATCCTATGGTTCAGGAAGTAAACCGCCATTTTGTGGAGCAGGTGGATGGTTTTCAAGTTGTAGGTATGGCAGCCAACGGTCTGGAAGGACTTCAGCTGATCGAGCAGTTGAAGCCGGATCTGGTCTTTATTGACATATTCATGCCCACGCTTGACGGGATTGCTACGTTGCAGCGCATCCGTTCAAAAACGCTTCCAGTCGATGCAATCGTCGTGACGGCGGCGAAGGATACGGAGACTGTGCGTACGATGATGCGCAGCGGAGCGTTTGATTACATCATTAAACCTTTCAAGATCGATCGGGTTCGGCAAACGCTGGAGCGATACCGTGCACAGCACGCGGCGCTTAAGCCGGGTGAATCGGTAACACAGGACCAGCTGGATGGCATACTGATTAGCGGTGAAACCGGGAATGAAGCGGGAATGAAGGAAGCACCGGTTGATACCTTGCAAGTTCCCTCGGACGATCTGCCTAAAGGGCTTAATGCGGCGACACTTAAGCAGGTGCTCAGCGTCATGGAGCTTCAGGGCGGCGGTCTCTCTGCAGAGGAAACGGCAGCAGGAGTAGGCATTTCCCGGGTAACCGCCAGACGATATTTGGAATTTCTTGAGAAACGCGGGATTGTGCGTATTAAGGTGCATTACGGCGGCTTAGGTCGTCCCGTCAACCGATATGAATTGCAGCGTGATCCAAATGACCGAAAATAA
- a CDS encoding LLM class flavin-dependent oxidoreductase, with product MSDQTNKKLSAIPFSVLDLSPIVVGGSPSDSFRNTLDLARHAEKWGYNRYWLAEHHNMPFIASSATSVVIAHVAAGTSKIRVGSGGIMLPNHSPLVIAEQFGTLESLFPGRIDLGLGRAPGSDQRTARALRRDSGNNGEDFPQQLDELRAYFDPSLAAGKSQVRAIPGEGLNIPIWLLGSSGFSAQLAGKLGLPFAFASHFSPNNTLPALQLYRESFRPSKVLDKPYAMVGVNVIAADTDEEARILATTLQQQFLNLIRGNEVPLQPPVDNLDDLMSDYEKAGLQQQLGSSIVGSAETVKEKLQNFANDTQADEIMAIAQVFDHQARLRSFEIVAEITNRKEINA from the coding sequence ATGTCCGATCAAACAAACAAAAAACTTAGTGCCATCCCATTTTCCGTGCTCGATCTCTCTCCGATAGTCGTCGGCGGCAGTCCCTCCGATTCTTTCCGAAATACGCTGGATCTTGCCCGCCACGCTGAAAAGTGGGGATACAACCGGTACTGGCTCGCCGAGCACCACAATATGCCTTTCATTGCCAGCTCTGCCACCTCGGTCGTCATTGCTCATGTGGCGGCAGGCACTTCAAAAATCCGGGTGGGCTCAGGCGGCATTATGCTGCCTAATCACTCGCCCCTCGTCATAGCGGAACAGTTCGGAACACTTGAATCTCTGTTTCCCGGCCGCATCGATCTTGGCCTCGGCCGCGCACCAGGCTCCGACCAGCGTACTGCACGCGCTCTTAGACGCGACAGCGGCAATAACGGCGAGGATTTCCCCCAGCAGCTGGATGAACTTCGCGCGTATTTTGACCCGTCCTTAGCAGCGGGAAAATCTCAGGTGCGGGCCATTCCCGGCGAAGGGCTTAACATCCCCATCTGGCTGCTTGGCTCTAGCGGATTCAGCGCCCAGCTGGCCGGAAAGCTCGGTCTGCCATTTGCCTTTGCCAGCCACTTCTCGCCTAACAACACCCTGCCGGCTCTTCAGTTATACCGTGAGTCCTTCCGACCTTCAAAAGTGCTGGACAAGCCGTATGCAATGGTCGGTGTCAATGTCATAGCCGCAGATACGGATGAAGAAGCGCGCATTCTGGCCACTACATTACAGCAGCAATTCCTGAACCTGATTCGGGGTAATGAAGTTCCCCTGCAGCCGCCGGTCGATAACCTGGATGATCTCATGAGCGACTATGAAAAAGCGGGCTTGCAGCAGCAGCTGGGCTCCTCCATCGTCGGCAGCGCGGAGACCGTTAAAGAAAAGCTGCAGAATTTTGCAAACGATACCCAGGCCGATGAAATCATGGCCATTGCCCAAGTTTTTGACCACCAGGCACGTCTTCGATCCTTCGAAATTGTGGCTGAAATCACCAACCGTAAAGAAATCAATGCGTAA
- a CDS encoding LLM class flavin-dependent oxidoreductase → MPNLAKVPLSVLDPSPIIAGGSAEQSLIHTLDLAKKAEEWGYKRFWLAEHHNWVGMASSASPIVIGRVASVTEKIRVGSGAMLLSHYSPLSVAEQFGTLETFFPGRIDLGLGRAPGTDWYTANVLRQRTAGEPEFAERLQELIAYLYGPGTATENGAHTFHAIPGEKTEVPIWLLGSAFYSAELAGKLGLPFSFAGHFSPGNMMEALAVYRDNFRPSNVLDKPYVLLSVQVVAADSEKEAQRLATSMYQKFLLLTRGQTAPLQPPVDNMDSLWSEDERSSVENQLFTSLIGDPSGVKQQLLELIEKTAADEIMAHTEIFDHEARLRSYQILADIGNNKTI, encoded by the coding sequence ATGCCTAACTTAGCGAAAGTACCACTTTCCGTACTTGATCCCTCTCCCATTATTGCAGGCGGTTCTGCCGAACAGTCCCTGATCCATACACTTGATTTAGCAAAAAAAGCTGAGGAATGGGGGTATAAACGGTTTTGGTTGGCGGAGCATCACAACTGGGTCGGAATGGCCAGCTCCGCTTCCCCAATTGTGATTGGAAGAGTAGCCTCCGTCACGGAGAAAATACGCGTCGGTTCAGGCGCCATGCTGCTTTCCCATTACTCTCCTCTATCCGTAGCTGAGCAATTCGGTACACTAGAAACATTTTTCCCAGGCCGTATTGACCTAGGATTAGGCCGCGCACCTGGGACCGACTGGTATACCGCTAATGTATTGCGTCAGCGAACAGCCGGCGAACCTGAATTTGCAGAGCGGCTTCAAGAGCTTATCGCTTATTTGTATGGACCCGGAACTGCGACAGAAAATGGAGCACATACCTTCCACGCGATTCCCGGTGAAAAGACGGAAGTGCCGATCTGGCTGCTGGGATCCGCATTCTACAGCGCGGAATTGGCCGGAAAGCTTGGCCTTCCATTTTCCTTTGCCGGACATTTTTCTCCAGGCAATATGATGGAGGCGCTGGCCGTTTACAGAGACAATTTCCGTCCGTCGAATGTGCTTGATAAACCCTATGTCCTATTATCCGTACAGGTCGTTGCAGCAGATTCGGAGAAGGAAGCGCAAAGGCTGGCTACCTCCATGTATCAAAAGTTTTTATTGTTAACCCGCGGACAAACGGCTCCATTACAGCCCCCTGTTGATAATATGGACTCACTTTGGAGTGAGGATGAACGCAGTTCAGTAGAAAACCAGCTGTTTACCTCCCTCATCGGCGATCCATCCGGTGTTAAGCAGCAGTTACTTGAGCTGATTGAAAAAACGGCAGCCGACGAAATTATGGCACACACCGAAATTTTTGATCATGAGGCCCGTTTACGTTCTTATCAAATTTTAGCCGATATTGGGAACAATAAAACCATATAA
- a CDS encoding metalloregulator ArsR/SmtB family transcription factor produces MDDKKAVEIFKALSNQTRVSMLQMLKDPKTFLSTQAHVIKEEGFEGGVCVSDIVKKTGISQSTTSQYLSILQQSGLVEMRRIGQWTYYRRNEETIRQFEQYISLHL; encoded by the coding sequence ATGGATGATAAAAAAGCGGTAGAAATTTTTAAAGCACTTTCTAATCAGACCAGAGTTAGTATGCTTCAAATGCTAAAAGATCCGAAAACTTTTTTGTCGACACAAGCCCATGTTATTAAAGAAGAAGGATTTGAGGGCGGGGTTTGTGTAAGTGATATTGTTAAAAAAACAGGAATATCACAATCCACCACCTCCCAATATCTTTCAATTTTACAGCAAAGCGGTTTGGTGGAAATGAGAAGAATCGGACAATGGACTTATTACCGCCGAAATGAAGAAACGATCAGACAGTTTGAACAATACATCAGTTTACATTTGTAA
- a CDS encoding sensor histidine kinase, whose translation MSFFQSLKRILNHLSLKLKLFILLLLISIIPVSLVNFSSEFFMLRSSTNYSASISTQYAQFVSREMSSYLQSLDQSFDNLFTNTQFQKYLNTPADRLAEQARYIIQFRPIIKNSLQFHPEVLGVLYLDRMGKVYFDSYQKRLDPAFSFNADPFYKSVFTMNTPQLVPPRPLNYILHAKDRAFSYIRPIINVNTGETMSWIIIEIREAKLKNMLSTNKNESDGQLTLYHEASGVTVSNEPLDHELLLDLRNTLHSGTPERKQFLFTSGGTEYEASYVDLLNSEWKLLWTAPLSRIKEGVRQTYYLTLFIAAISLGIALIIAFPVMKRILRPLYSLQQGMHNLGRGRYVPIPITNRGDEVGYLIHSYNQMLIKLQDMEREVYQAKIKEKERELLQLQAQINPHFLFNTLETIESYAVRNNGEAVGEMVQSVSRMMRYTVQNDNGWASLKEEIEYIRNFMTIHYYRNGKNVNALFEIDPDALGIPVMKLSIQPYIENAIKYGWSPYMSNEQFILKVKVEVLHEEYVQVKVHDTGTGISGDVLQKLQQLIHSKGETTDPFFRKHTGIYNAYRRFIIVYGDRAYFHIDSSPEHGTVIEFRMPLQIQKPQH comes from the coding sequence TTGTCGTTCTTTCAATCCCTGAAGCGTATACTAAACCATTTATCATTAAAGCTCAAATTATTCATACTGCTCTTACTTATATCCATTATTCCCGTTTCTCTGGTCAATTTCAGCTCTGAGTTCTTTATGCTGCGTTCCAGCACGAACTATTCCGCGTCGATTTCCACTCAATATGCGCAGTTTGTCTCGCGGGAAATGTCCAGTTATTTACAAAGTTTAGATCAATCGTTCGACAATCTGTTTACAAACACCCAATTCCAGAAATACTTAAATACCCCTGCCGACCGTTTGGCTGAGCAAGCCAGGTATATCATCCAGTTCCGTCCTATTATTAAAAATTCGCTTCAATTTCATCCGGAAGTGCTGGGCGTACTTTATTTAGACCGAATGGGCAAAGTCTATTTCGATTCGTATCAGAAGCGTCTGGATCCGGCGTTTTCTTTTAATGCCGACCCCTTCTATAAGTCTGTATTCACTATGAATACCCCACAGCTTGTCCCCCCGCGGCCTCTGAATTATATTTTGCATGCCAAGGACCGCGCTTTCTCCTATATTAGACCTATCATTAACGTCAATACGGGTGAGACGATGTCTTGGATTATTATCGAAATTCGCGAAGCCAAATTAAAAAATATGCTCAGCACCAATAAAAATGAATCCGATGGGCAGCTCACTTTATACCATGAGGCTTCCGGAGTTACAGTTTCCAATGAGCCGTTGGATCATGAGCTTCTGCTGGATTTACGTAATACGCTTCATAGCGGTACTCCGGAGCGAAAACAATTTCTGTTCACATCTGGAGGAACGGAATATGAGGCCAGCTATGTGGATCTTCTAAACAGTGAGTGGAAATTGCTTTGGACCGCACCCCTCAGCCGAATTAAAGAAGGGGTACGACAAACCTACTATTTGACCCTTTTCATTGCCGCAATCAGCTTAGGGATCGCACTAATCATCGCTTTCCCTGTTATGAAGAGAATACTTCGGCCGCTTTACAGCTTACAACAGGGCATGCATAACCTGGGCCGAGGCAGGTATGTCCCGATTCCGATCACCAATCGCGGAGATGAGGTCGGCTATTTAATTCATAGCTACAATCAAATGCTCATCAAATTGCAGGACATGGAGCGTGAGGTATACCAGGCCAAAATAAAGGAAAAGGAACGGGAGCTGCTGCAGCTGCAAGCTCAAATCAATCCCCATTTTCTGTTTAACACGTTAGAGACGATTGAATCTTATGCCGTACGTAACAACGGTGAAGCTGTCGGGGAGATGGTGCAATCCGTGTCTCGGATGATGAGGTATACCGTGCAGAACGATAACGGATGGGCCTCATTAAAAGAAGAAATCGAATACATCCGAAATTTTATGACCATCCATTACTACCGCAACGGTAAAAATGTGAATGCGCTGTTCGAGATCGATCCTGACGCCCTCGGAATCCCGGTTATGAAGCTGAGTATCCAGCCCTATATTGAAAATGCGATCAAATACGGCTGGAGTCCCTATATGAGCAACGAACAATTTATTCTGAAAGTAAAAGTTGAAGTATTGCACGAGGAATATGTTCAAGTGAAGGTTCATGATACGGGGACGGGCATATCCGGCGACGTGCTGCAGAAGCTTCAGCAGCTTATTCATAGCAAGGGCGAAACGACAGATCCGTTTTTCCGAAAGCATACAGGGATTTATAACGCTTACCGCCGCTTTATCATTGTTTATGGAGACCGTGCGTATTTTCATATCGATAGTTCTCCGGAACACGGAACGGTTATTGAATTCCGCATGCCATTACAAATTCAGAAACCTCAACACTAA
- a CDS encoding response regulator has protein sequence MKICVVDDEREVRISIIQKLTLLFPHEQIFDVEFGRQALEQIALVQPNLVFLDIRMPEIDGIEILRQLKLMYPTMYVVIISGYDDFEYARKALHHGAMDYLLKPADRVQLREIVEKVQHHLKSAFEKELDVLLSKTPNALKILKNIQLFNVSLWFDERQWKTIIFSDHLDFLKLEAAPQDILLTFGVDSETQGMIMKADSDQGRGSFRERESFMRVFLLENQRRQQAQFFQVPVSEYITKPNDQKHGVKQAAKLQRKMVNHARAGDFSELESSLDAWFKCLENMGYGDLQRECALLMALLDEGLSKHEVIVLEEDTLYYWSEWVSKHRTWSELKETIRKLVLGGVKALKSLEQQDHDTGSNHWFKQALQLIEASHDPNLSLDSVAEAVNVHPVTLSRIFKQQMGMNFVRYLTRKRMQLAKTLLLSTNKKINEISEEIGYADYPYFRSLFKKEFGYSPSEIRRNNGITSD, from the coding sequence ATGAAAATCTGTGTGGTTGACGATGAGAGGGAAGTACGGATCAGTATCATTCAGAAGTTGACTTTACTTTTCCCTCATGAGCAAATCTTTGACGTAGAGTTTGGACGTCAAGCGCTGGAGCAGATTGCTCTGGTTCAGCCAAACCTCGTGTTCTTGGATATCCGAATGCCTGAAATTGACGGAATCGAGATTCTTCGTCAGCTGAAACTAATGTATCCTACGATGTATGTAGTGATTATATCAGGGTATGATGATTTTGAATATGCGAGAAAAGCGCTGCATCATGGGGCCATGGATTATCTCTTAAAGCCTGCCGACCGCGTACAGCTGCGGGAGATCGTGGAGAAGGTTCAGCATCATCTCAAGTCGGCCTTTGAAAAAGAGCTTGACGTGCTTCTTTCCAAAACACCGAATGCCCTTAAAATTCTCAAAAATATACAGTTATTTAATGTGAGTCTCTGGTTTGATGAGCGTCAGTGGAAGACGATCATTTTCAGTGATCATTTAGACTTCCTGAAGCTTGAAGCCGCCCCACAGGATATTCTCCTTACATTCGGGGTGGATTCCGAGACGCAAGGAATGATTATGAAAGCCGATTCGGATCAAGGCAGAGGCAGCTTTCGGGAAAGGGAATCGTTCATGCGCGTATTCCTGCTCGAAAATCAAAGGAGACAGCAAGCTCAATTCTTTCAAGTCCCTGTTTCCGAATACATCACAAAACCTAATGATCAGAAGCATGGGGTGAAGCAGGCCGCTAAACTGCAGCGGAAGATGGTCAATCACGCCAGAGCGGGTGATTTCTCAGAACTGGAAAGCTCTCTGGACGCCTGGTTTAAGTGCTTGGAGAATATGGGTTACGGGGATTTGCAGAGAGAATGTGCTCTTCTCATGGCACTGCTTGATGAAGGGCTAAGTAAACATGAGGTCATCGTTCTGGAGGAAGACACACTGTATTATTGGTCGGAGTGGGTATCCAAACATAGAACCTGGAGCGAGCTCAAGGAAACCATCCGAAAACTCGTGCTCGGCGGAGTCAAAGCTTTAAAGAGTCTGGAGCAACAGGACCACGATACCGGATCCAATCATTGGTTTAAACAAGCATTACAGCTGATTGAAGCCTCCCATGATCCGAATCTCAGTCTGGATTCTGTTGCAGAGGCCGTGAATGTCCATCCGGTCACGTTAAGCCGAATATTCAAGCAGCAAATGGGGATGAATTTCGTAAGATATTTAACTCGCAAGCGGATGCAGCTTGCCAAAACCTTGCTGCTTAGCACGAATAAAAAAATCAATGAAATCTCGGAAGAGATCGGATATGCGGATTATCCGTATTTTCGAAGTTTATTTAAAAAGGAATTTGGCTATTCCCCGTCTGAAATTCGCAGAAACAACGGGATTACGTCGGATTAA
- a CDS encoding extracellular solute-binding protein produces MKAKWGVLLTLIFMMITTGCLGSRLNTTAPDQGLTQAPRPTIRVLYATNEAGSEAVIAAAEKYELKTGIHIEVSTLPYNNLQEKVFSELAQRSGYYDLMAVDTPWMPKIIKHLEPMGAYIQNTKSPYTIQLDDFIAKVFLDTSVYKKDSPQQEPPPLNTISLEAITSAGFDVWSLPIQSNVLTVSYRKDLFDDPQYKDEFQKVYNRELTIPQTLEEYLAIAKFFTRDTDYDGKPDLYGTTLMGSKHEANFVDFKSFLSVYGGQIFDEKLKPVFHNEKGVQALKTYGDWIHLHKVTPPDVLDYTWDEVPIVFGFGQSAMGMNYHNMKLDPRVKGGQVGYFMFPGVKVDGTLVRGPHFGSWGIAINQYSLRKQEAYELAEYLTGPNTQKEYLQFNQHVTRKSAYEASRKVSDATLREYYQVLGNSLSVGVGRPRITNYDEVSEAVQAAIHDYLTGRKDAKTALTEGAGRVEALMKQAGYYD; encoded by the coding sequence ATGAAGGCTAAATGGGGTGTCCTCTTAACGCTTATTTTCATGATGATAACGACAGGCTGTTTGGGTTCAAGGCTAAATACGACAGCTCCGGACCAAGGACTCACTCAAGCTCCGCGCCCAACGATTCGTGTCCTCTATGCAACCAATGAAGCGGGTTCAGAGGCCGTTATCGCTGCAGCGGAGAAATATGAACTGAAAACTGGCATTCACATTGAAGTCAGCACGTTGCCCTATAACAATTTGCAGGAAAAAGTGTTTTCGGAGCTCGCGCAGAGGAGCGGCTATTATGATCTGATGGCCGTGGATACGCCATGGATGCCCAAAATTATAAAGCACCTGGAGCCGATGGGCGCCTATATTCAAAATACGAAATCGCCGTATACCATTCAATTGGATGATTTTATTGCCAAGGTGTTTTTGGATACGTCCGTTTATAAGAAGGATTCTCCTCAGCAGGAGCCTCCGCCGCTAAATACCATCAGCTTGGAAGCCATTACCTCAGCCGGGTTCGATGTATGGAGCCTTCCGATTCAATCCAATGTCCTAACGGTCAGCTATCGGAAAGACTTGTTTGACGATCCCCAATATAAAGATGAGTTTCAAAAGGTATATAACCGGGAATTGACCATCCCACAAACGCTGGAGGAATATTTGGCTATTGCGAAGTTCTTTACACGCGATACGGATTATGACGGGAAACCGGACTTGTATGGCACCACCTTGATGGGCAGTAAGCATGAGGCTAATTTTGTCGATTTCAAATCCTTTCTCAGTGTGTATGGGGGACAGATTTTTGACGAGAAGCTAAAGCCTGTTTTTCATAATGAAAAGGGAGTTCAGGCTCTAAAGACCTATGGAGACTGGATTCATCTGCATAAGGTAACTCCGCCGGACGTGTTAGACTATACTTGGGATGAGGTTCCCATTGTTTTTGGATTCGGACAATCAGCCATGGGCATGAATTATCACAACATGAAGCTCGATCCGCGGGTGAAGGGCGGACAAGTCGGCTACTTCATGTTCCCCGGCGTGAAGGTCGACGGTACCCTTGTAAGAGGGCCTCATTTCGGTTCTTGGGGAATCGCTATAAACCAATATTCATTGCGTAAGCAAGAAGCTTATGAACTCGCGGAATATTTGACAGGCCCGAACACCCAAAAGGAGTACTTACAATTTAACCAGCATGTCACCCGTAAATCAGCCTACGAGGCTTCGAGAAAAGTATCCGATGCAACCTTGCGGGAGTATTATCAGGTACTCGGTAATTCGTTAAGCGTCGGCGTAGGTCGACCGAGAATTACAAATTACGATGAGGTGTCGGAAGCGGTACAAGCGGCGATTCATGATTATTTGACAGGCAGGAAGGATGCGAAAACCGCGCTTACCGAGGGGGCTGGGCGAGTAGAAGCGTTGATGAAGCAGGCTGGTTATTACGATTAG